The Bacteroidales bacterium nucleotide sequence CATCCCGTGGCATCTGAAATCCTGAAACTGAAACAATATCTTGTTAAGAAATCGGTCTGGATCTTCGGCGGCGACGGATGGGCATACGATATTGGTTACGGTGGTCTCGACCATGTACTGGCTTCGGGTGAGGATGTAAATGTTCTCGTGCTCGATACGGAAGTGTATTCCAATACCGGTGGTCAGGCCTCGAAATCAACTCCTGTAGGTGCTGTTGCCAAGTTTGCTGCCTCGGGAAAGAAAATCCGCAAGAAAGACCTTGGCATGATGGCTATGTCGTATGGATATGTGTATGTTGCCCAGGTGGCAATGGGTGCCAGCCAGGCTCAATACCTGAAAGCTATCAGGGAAGCGGAAGCATATCCTGGTCCAAGCCTCATCATTGCCTATGCTCCGTGTATCAACCATGGTATCCGGGCCGGAATGGGCAAATCGCAGGCACAGGAAGAACTGGCCGTACAGTGTGGTTACTGGACTCTGTACCGGTACAATCCTCTTCTGGAACAGCAGGGACAGAATCCCTTCCAGCTCGATAGCAAGGAACCCAAATGGGAAGAATTCCAGAACTTCCTGAACAGTGAAATCAGATACACCGCATTGAAAAAGTCATTCCCTGCCGAAGCCGCTGAATTATTCAAGGCGGCTGAAGAAAATGCCAAATGGAGGTACAATACCTACAAGAGGCTTGCGGCACTGGATTATTCAGCGCAGAAACAAGGATAGGAACTCCACCGTGAATGCCCTGACGTTTTGTTTTCGGGCATTACTTCCTTATATACACAGACGGTCGACGCCCGGCGTCAACCGTCTGATGTTTTGTTGTGCTTCCGACTACTTTTATTTCTTTTCCTCTATCTTTGCAGGGTATTAAAACATTTTCCCGGTCAGGTTGTTAAAAACAGTATGGGTAGAGTTCTGGCACTGGACATTGGGCAGAAGCGCATCGGAGTAGCGGTAACTGATCCGGCAGGTATCATTGCAACAGGTTTGGAAACGCTTGGGGTTGATGCTCTTTTCCCGTTTCTTGATGCATACCTTAAGGAAGAAAAAATTGATCGGATTGTGGTGGGATGGCCTGTTACAATGAGAAACCAGCCGTCGGATGCTATACGCTATATTCAGCCGGTAGTAAAAAAACTGCGTGCCAGATATCCTGGTATCCCCCTGGAGCAGGTCGATGAACGGTTTACTTCTTCCCTGGCGCACCAGGCTATGCTGGAAGGCGGACTTCCCCGGAAAAAAAGACAGGACAAGGCACTGGCCGATCGCCTGAGCGCAGTGATTATTCTTCAGTCATGGCTTGAAAAAGAAAAATTTGGTCGTAAACATTAAACTATTTGCATGATTTATCCTATTTACCTATACGGACATCCGGTGCTTCGCAAAAAAGCCGAACAAATTGG carries:
- the ruvX gene encoding Holliday junction resolvase RuvX, with protein sequence MGRVLALDIGQKRIGVAVTDPAGIIATGLETLGVDALFPFLDAYLKEEKIDRIVVGWPVTMRNQPSDAIRYIQPVVKKLRARYPGIPLEQVDERFTSSLAHQAMLEGGLPRKKRQDKALADRLSAVIILQSWLEKEKFGRKH